A window of the Janthinobacterium agaricidamnosum NBRC 102515 = DSM 9628 genome harbors these coding sequences:
- the priB gene encoding primosomal replication protein N, with protein sequence MNQLQVVAIIAEREILRYTPAGLPIVNAVLQHSSQQMEAGIARLTEFEIAALAAGEISGRFNQAPLGGLYQFTGFLARKSRNSKSLVFHIIDFSAVNSD encoded by the coding sequence CTGAACCAGCTACAAGTCGTCGCCATCATTGCCGAGCGCGAGATATTGCGCTACACCCCGGCAGGTTTGCCGATTGTGAATGCAGTATTGCAGCACAGTTCGCAACAGATGGAGGCAGGCATCGCCCGCTTGACCGAGTTTGAGATTGCCGCGCTGGCCGCTGGCGAAATTTCAGGCAGGTTCAACCAGGCGCCACTGGGTGGTCTGTATCAGTTCACAGGATTTCTGGCTAGAAAAAGCCGCAACAGTAAAAGCCTGGTGTTTCACATCATTGATTTTAGTGCAGTCAATTCAGACTAG